In Mycobacterium sp. Aquia_216, a genomic segment contains:
- a CDS encoding diacylglycerol/lipid kinase family protein, whose protein sequence is MRAVLIVNPTATSTTPAGRDLLAHALKSRLELTVEHTNHHGHGTELGHAAAEDGVDLVVVHGGDGTVSGVVNGLLGRPGAERSGHVPAVAVVPGGSANVLARSLGISRDPVAATNQLIQLIDDYRRHQTWRRISLIDCGEQWAVINAGMGVDAEVVAAVEAQRNKGIKVTPLRYWRVAVPATVRYSRRAPEMTLELPGREPVSGVQFAWVSNTRPWTYSNSRPMVTNPDCSFESGLGVFAVTSMKVIPTLRLLRQILSKHPEPEAKQLIRDDDTPCLRITCSGEPVASQYDGEYLGLRDSMTFRAVRDALPVAAPPQNKRP, encoded by the coding sequence ATGCGAGCGGTGCTGATCGTGAACCCAACAGCCACTTCCACCACACCGGCCGGCCGCGATCTCCTGGCGCATGCACTCAAGAGCCGCCTCGAGCTCACCGTCGAGCACACCAACCACCACGGCCACGGAACCGAACTCGGCCACGCGGCCGCCGAGGACGGGGTGGATCTGGTCGTCGTACACGGCGGCGACGGCACGGTGAGCGGGGTCGTCAACGGCTTGCTGGGCCGTCCCGGCGCGGAGCGGTCTGGGCACGTCCCCGCGGTCGCGGTGGTGCCTGGTGGCTCGGCGAACGTGCTGGCGAGGTCGCTGGGAATCTCCCGCGATCCGGTTGCCGCCACCAACCAGCTCATCCAGCTGATCGACGATTACCGCCGCCACCAGACCTGGCGGCGGATCAGCCTGATCGACTGCGGTGAACAGTGGGCGGTGATCAACGCCGGAATGGGCGTCGACGCCGAAGTGGTCGCCGCGGTGGAAGCCCAACGCAATAAGGGCATCAAGGTCACGCCGTTGCGCTATTGGCGGGTGGCGGTGCCTGCAACGGTGCGCTACAGCCGCCGAGCGCCCGAGATGACGCTCGAGCTCCCCGGCCGCGAACCCGTCTCGGGAGTCCAATTCGCCTGGGTGTCCAACACGAGGCCATGGACCTACAGCAACAGCCGGCCGATGGTGACGAACCCGGATTGCAGCTTCGAGTCGGGTCTTGGCGTGTTCGCGGTCACCAGCATGAAGGTGATTCCCACACTTCGATTACTCCGCCAGATCCTCTCGAAGCATCCGGAGCCGGAAGCCAAACAACTTATCCGCGACGACGACACACCTTGCCTGCGAATCACTTGCAGCGGCGAGCCGGTTGCCAGCCAGTACGACGGGGAGTACCTGGGGCTGCGCGATTCCATGACGTTTCGTGCGGTGCGCGACGCGCTTCCGGTGGCGGCACCGCCGCAAAATAAAAGGCCCTGA
- a CDS encoding GNAT family N-acetyltransferase, translating to MSESIRRAAPGDTADIADMIHALAEFENAVDQCTVTEKQISAALFGDSSIAYAHVAEVDGEVAAMALWFVNFSTWDGAGGIYLEDLFVRPRFRRRGLARGLLAALAAECVDNAYTRLSWAVLNWNADAIALYDEIGGQPQREWTTYRLSGPPLAELAGPR from the coding sequence GTGAGCGAAAGCATCCGTCGCGCCGCACCCGGCGACACCGCCGACATTGCGGACATGATCCACGCGCTGGCCGAATTCGAAAACGCCGTCGATCAGTGCACCGTCACCGAAAAGCAAATCTCGGCAGCGCTTTTCGGTGATTCCTCAATCGCGTACGCCCATGTCGCCGAAGTTGACGGCGAGGTCGCCGCGATGGCGCTCTGGTTCGTCAACTTCTCCACCTGGGATGGCGCCGGGGGCATCTACCTCGAAGATCTGTTTGTACGACCGAGATTTCGCCGTCGCGGCCTGGCTCGCGGACTGCTTGCCGCCCTGGCGGCCGAATGCGTCGACAATGCCTACACGCGGTTGTCGTGGGCGGTGCTGAACTGGAACGCCGACGCGATAGCACTGTATGACGAGATCGGCGGGCAACCGCAACGAGAATGGACGACCTACCGGTTGTCCGGTCCGCCGCTGGCCGAGCTGGCCGGACCACGCTGA
- a CDS encoding isochorismate synthase — translation MSTTEPPFALCGPRGTLIGEGVRTRYRDAGAAWAALMSGSVPIVLGALPFDIDRPAALLVPDRVRRGAGPPDWPMGPLPSVRIAAAIPPPADYRVRISRARDELRAPDTALSKVVLARALQLAAEGALDARVIMRRLAANDPAAYCYLADLTPAGADYAGAALVGASPELLVARSGDRVICQPFAGSAPRAADPEVDTANGAALAASAKDRHEHQLVIDTMRAALEPLCDELSIAAEPQLSRTAAVWHLCTPISGRLRDKSTTAIDLALALHPTPAVGGVPAKAASELIAELEGDRGFYAGAVGWCDANGDGYWVVSIRCAQLSADRRTALAHAGGGIVAESDPDDEVDETTTKFATILNALGIEQ, via the coding sequence TTGAGCACCACCGAACCGCCGTTCGCGCTGTGCGGTCCGCGCGGCACCCTGATTGGCGAAGGGGTGCGGACGCGCTACCGCGACGCGGGCGCCGCGTGGGCCGCGCTGATGTCCGGATCGGTCCCAATAGTGTTGGGCGCATTGCCTTTTGACATAGACCGACCAGCCGCGTTGCTGGTACCCGACAGGGTGCGGCGCGGTGCCGGGCCGCCCGACTGGCCGATGGGACCGCTGCCCAGCGTGCGAATCGCCGCTGCCATCCCGCCGCCGGCGGACTACCGCGTCCGGATCAGCCGCGCACGAGACGAGCTGAGGGCACCGGACACGGCACTGAGCAAGGTGGTGCTGGCCCGCGCGTTGCAACTGGCCGCCGAGGGTGCGCTGGACGCCCGCGTCATCATGCGCCGTCTGGCCGCCAACGATCCGGCGGCCTATTGCTATCTGGCCGACCTCACCCCCGCCGGCGCGGACTACGCGGGCGCGGCCCTGGTGGGCGCCAGCCCGGAGCTGCTGGTCGCGCGCTCCGGCGACCGGGTGATCTGCCAGCCGTTCGCCGGGTCCGCCCCACGCGCCGCGGATCCGGAAGTCGATACCGCCAATGGCGCCGCCCTGGCCGCATCCGCCAAGGACCGCCACGAGCATCAGCTGGTGATCGACACGATGCGGGCCGCGTTGGAACCGCTGTGCGACGAGCTGTCCATCGCAGCCGAACCGCAGTTGAGCCGCACCGCGGCGGTGTGGCATCTGTGCACGCCGATCAGCGGACGGCTGCGCGACAAATCAACTACCGCAATCGATCTCGCGTTGGCACTGCATCCCACCCCGGCGGTCGGGGGGGTGCCGGCGAAGGCCGCATCCGAGCTCATCGCCGAACTGGAAGGCGACCGTGGTTTCTACGCCGGGGCGGTCGGCTGGTGCGATGCCAACGGCGACGGCTACTGGGTGGTGTCCATCCGCTGCGCGCAACTCTCGGCGGATCGCCGCACCGCCCTGGCCCACGCCGGCGGCGGCATTGTCGCGGAATCGGATCCTGACGACGAAGTTGACGAAACCACAACGAAGTTCGCCACGATACTGAACGCACTAGGAATTGAGCAGTGA
- a CDS encoding acid phosphatase, translated as MGLHNHRLVLLRHGETEWSKSGQHTGRTDIELTDAGRVQAELAGHVLRELELADPLVISSPRIRALTTAKLAGLAVDEVSELLAEWDYGAYEGLTTPQIRESVPDWLVWTHGCPGGESVAQVSDRADRAVAFALEHMSSRDVVFVGHSHFSRSVITRWVELPLVEGSRFWMLAGSIAACGFEHGVRQLAALGLTGQLQAIAPG; from the coding sequence ATGGGCTTGCACAACCACAGACTCGTACTCCTCCGCCACGGTGAGACCGAATGGTCGAAATCCGGCCAGCACACTGGCCGCACCGACATCGAATTGACCGATGCCGGCCGGGTCCAGGCCGAGCTCGCCGGGCACGTTTTGCGTGAACTTGAACTTGCCGACCCGCTGGTGATCAGCAGCCCCCGCATACGCGCCCTGACCACAGCAAAATTGGCCGGGCTCGCCGTCGACGAGGTATCTGAGCTGCTGGCCGAATGGGATTACGGCGCCTACGAAGGGTTGACGACCCCGCAGATCCGGGAATCGGTTCCCGACTGGCTGGTCTGGACGCACGGATGTCCCGGCGGCGAGAGTGTGGCGCAAGTCAGCGACCGTGCTGATCGGGCCGTCGCATTTGCGTTAGAGCACATGAGCTCGCGCGACGTGGTGTTCGTGGGCCATAGCCACTTCTCCCGATCGGTCATCACGCGCTGGGTAGAGCTGCCGCTCGTCGAGGGCAGCCGCTTCTGGATGCTCGCCGGCTCGATCGCCGCGTGTGGGTTCGAGCATGGCGTGCGACAGCTCGCTGCGCTCGGATTGACCGGCCAGCTGCAGGCGATCGCACCCGGTTGA
- a CDS encoding ParA family protein, translated as MSETRVLAVANQKGGVAKTTTVASLGAAMVEKGRRVLLVDLDPQGCLTFSLGQDPDKLPVSVHEVLLGEIEPGAALVTTMEGMTLLPANIDLAGAEAMLLMRAGREYALKRALAKVSDQFDVIVIDCPPSLGVLTLNGLTAADEVIVPLQCETLAHRGVGQFLRTVVDVQQITNPNLRLLGALPTLYDSRTTHTRDVLLDVADRYDLPVLAPPIPRTVRFAEASASGSSVMAGRKNKGAVAYSALAQALIKHWKSGKPLPTFAIEA; from the coding sequence ATGAGTGAGACGCGGGTACTGGCGGTCGCCAACCAGAAGGGCGGAGTCGCCAAGACGACGACAGTCGCCTCGCTAGGCGCGGCGATGGTGGAAAAAGGCCGGCGAGTGCTTCTTGTCGATCTGGATCCGCAGGGTTGCCTGACGTTCTCGCTCGGTCAGGATCCCGACAAGTTGCCAGTGTCGGTGCACGAGGTGCTGCTCGGTGAGATCGAGCCGGGTGCCGCGCTGGTCACCACCATGGAGGGAATGACGTTGCTGCCGGCCAACATTGACTTGGCCGGCGCCGAGGCGATGCTGTTGATGCGGGCCGGCCGCGAGTACGCGCTCAAACGTGCACTGGCCAAAGTCTCCGACCAATTCGACGTGATCGTCATCGATTGCCCGCCGTCGCTGGGAGTGCTCACCCTCAACGGGCTGACGGCTGCCGACGAGGTGATCGTGCCGCTGCAGTGCGAGACGTTGGCGCACCGCGGCGTCGGTCAATTCCTGCGCACTGTCGTCGATGTCCAGCAGATCACCAACCCGAATCTGCGGCTACTCGGCGCATTGCCCACGTTGTACGACTCGCGCACCACCCACACCCGCGATGTGCTGCTCGATGTCGCGGACCGCTACGACTTGCCGGTGCTCGCGCCGCCCATCCCGCGCACCGTGCGCTTCGCCGAGGCCAGCGCGTCGGGCTCGTCGGTGATGGCCGGGCGCAAGAACAAAGGCGCGGTGGCTTACTCCGCTTTGGCACAGGCGTTGATCAAACACTGGAAGTCCGGCAAACCGCTGCCGACGTTCGCCATCGAGGCGTGA
- a CDS encoding Rv3212 family protein, producing MVKPERRTKGDLLAAAAIAVVVAATASLIWWTSDARATISRPAATPAPNPSLAKQVPAGLKQLWTAPSTATTAPVIVGGTVATGDGREVDGRDAGTGQTRWSYARDSDLCGLSWVYHYAVAVYRDDRGCGQVTAIDGSTGRRGAARSSYADPQVRLSSDGTTVLSVGDTRLELWRSDLVRMLAYGETDARVKPSSRGLHSGCKLYSGAATSLAVSVLESCANQADLRLALLRPGKEDDEPAQHLVAEPGIGVNSGARVLTVWQSNTAVYLPVPRPRVDVVDEMGTVVASTPLPKAPSNSAVSQAGNLVTWWTGDSVLVFEASSLTLRYTIAAGEKTVPLGPGTMMAGKLLIPVTGAIGVYDPVTGANERYIAVDRAPSTRAVVPAVSGSRVFEQRGDTVVALG from the coding sequence ATGGTCAAACCCGAACGCCGGACCAAAGGCGATCTGTTGGCCGCCGCGGCGATCGCGGTCGTCGTCGCCGCAACCGCGTCCCTGATCTGGTGGACCAGTGATGCGCGGGCCACGATCAGCCGGCCCGCCGCCACGCCCGCGCCGAACCCGAGTTTGGCCAAGCAGGTGCCGGCCGGTCTGAAGCAGCTGTGGACCGCCCCCAGCACCGCCACCACGGCACCCGTGATCGTGGGCGGGACGGTGGCCACCGGCGACGGCCGCGAGGTGGACGGGCGCGACGCCGGCACCGGCCAGACGCGCTGGAGCTATGCCCGGGACAGCGACCTGTGCGGCCTTTCCTGGGTCTACCACTACGCCGTTGCGGTCTATCGCGACGACCGCGGTTGCGGTCAGGTCACCGCCATCGACGGGTCCACCGGCCGCCGGGGGGCCGCCCGCAGTAGCTACGCCGACCCTCAGGTGCGCCTCTCCTCCGATGGCACGACGGTGTTGTCGGTCGGCGACACCCGGCTGGAACTGTGGCGCTCGGACCTGGTCCGGATGCTCGCCTACGGCGAGACCGACGCCCGGGTGAAACCGTCGTCACGGGGACTGCACTCCGGATGCAAGCTGTACTCGGGGGCGGCCACCTCGTTGGCGGTGTCGGTGTTGGAGAGCTGCGCGAACCAGGCCGACCTGCGACTCGCCCTGTTGCGTCCCGGCAAGGAAGACGACGAGCCTGCGCAACACCTCGTCGCCGAGCCCGGGATCGGAGTCAACTCGGGTGCTCGCGTGCTGACCGTCTGGCAAAGCAACACGGCCGTGTATCTGCCGGTGCCGCGGCCCAGGGTCGACGTGGTCGATGAAATGGGCACCGTCGTGGCGAGCACGCCGCTGCCCAAGGCGCCGTCGAATTCGGCGGTGTCGCAGGCGGGCAACCTGGTGACCTGGTGGACCGGCGATTCCGTTCTCGTCTTCGAGGCCAGCAGTCTGACCCTGCGCTACACAATTGCGGCGGGCGAGAAGACAGTCCCGTTGGGTCCCGGCACCATGATGGCGGGCAAGCTGCTCATTCCGGTCACCGGCGCGATCGGCGTCTATGACCCCGTGACCGGAGCCAATGAACGCTACATTGCGGTGGACCGGGCCCCGAGCACCCGCGCCGTCGTCCCGGCCGTGTCGGGCTCCCGGGTGTTCGAGCAGCGGGGCGACACCGTGGTAGCCCTGGGCTAG
- a CDS encoding DEAD/DEAH box helicase, whose product MTALTSKTEPTFAELGVRDEIVRALAEKGIEHAFAIQELTLPMALAGDDVIGQARTGMGKTLAFGVPLLQRITNGVGVRPLNGTPRALIVVPTRELCVQVTEDLAAAAKHLIADEGRRLSVVSIYGGRAYEPQIDALRTGADVVVGTPGRLLDLSQQGHLQLGGLSVLVLDEADEMLDLGFLPDIERILRQIPVDRQSMLFSATMPDPIITLARTFMVQPTHIRAEAPHSAATHDTTEQFVFRAHALDKVEMVTRILQADGRGATMIFTRTKRTAQKVADELAERGFKVGAVHGDLGQIAREKALKAFRNGDVDVLVATDVAARGIDIDDITHVINYQIPEDEQAYVHRIGRTGRAGKTGIAVTLVDWDELPRWTAINKALNLGSPDPVETYSNSPHLYTELGIPTEATGSVGTPRKSPVKRRDTEGGATPERPARDRSANRRRRTRAGQPVSGHPGANGDGEGAAETPAGSASGDGANGTNNRRRRRRRKPTEATTHAN is encoded by the coding sequence ATGACCGCATTGACTAGCAAAACTGAACCAACCTTTGCCGAACTCGGCGTCCGCGACGAAATCGTTCGGGCCCTCGCCGAAAAGGGCATCGAGCATGCCTTCGCTATCCAGGAACTGACCCTGCCGATGGCGCTGGCCGGCGACGACGTCATCGGCCAGGCCCGCACCGGCATGGGTAAAACCCTCGCCTTCGGCGTCCCGCTGCTGCAGCGCATCACCAACGGCGTCGGGGTACGGCCGCTCAACGGCACACCGCGCGCCCTGATCGTGGTGCCCACCCGCGAACTCTGCGTCCAGGTCACCGAGGATCTGGCCGCCGCTGCCAAACACTTGATCGCCGATGAAGGCCGCCGGCTTTCGGTGGTGTCGATCTACGGCGGACGAGCCTATGAACCACAGATCGACGCGCTGCGAACCGGCGCCGACGTCGTGGTGGGCACTCCTGGCCGGCTGCTCGACCTCTCCCAGCAGGGCCACCTGCAGCTCGGCGGGTTGTCGGTGCTGGTGCTGGACGAGGCCGACGAGATGCTCGACCTGGGCTTCTTGCCGGACATCGAGCGCATCCTGCGTCAGATCCCGGTCGACCGGCAGTCGATGCTGTTCTCGGCGACCATGCCGGACCCGATCATCACGCTGGCCCGTACCTTCATGGTCCAGCCCACCCACATCCGCGCCGAGGCACCGCATTCGGCGGCCACCCACGACACCACCGAGCAGTTCGTCTTTCGCGCCCACGCGCTGGACAAGGTGGAGATGGTCACCCGGATCCTGCAGGCCGATGGCCGGGGCGCGACGATGATCTTCACCCGCACCAAGCGCACCGCCCAAAAGGTCGCGGACGAGCTGGCCGAGCGGGGCTTCAAGGTCGGTGCCGTGCACGGCGATCTCGGCCAGATCGCCCGGGAGAAGGCACTCAAGGCCTTCCGCAACGGTGACGTCGACGTGCTGGTGGCCACCGATGTCGCGGCCCGCGGCATCGACATCGATGACATCACCCATGTCATCAACTACCAGATCCCCGAGGACGAGCAGGCCTATGTGCACCGGATCGGCCGTACCGGTCGCGCCGGCAAGACGGGCATCGCGGTCACCTTGGTCGACTGGGACGAACTGCCCCGCTGGACGGCGATCAACAAGGCCCTGAACCTGGGCTCCCCCGACCCCGTCGAGACCTACTCCAATTCGCCGCACCTCTACACCGAGTTGGGCATCCCGACCGAGGCCACCGGCAGCGTCGGTACCCCGCGGAAGTCACCGGTCAAGCGACGCGACACCGAAGGCGGCGCGACACCGGAGAGGCCGGCGCGCGACCGCTCGGCAAACCGGCGCCGCCGCACCCGCGCTGGCCAGCCCGTGAGCGGCCACCCGGGCGCCAACGGCGATGGGGAAGGCGCAGCGGAGACGCCGGCGGGTTCGGCATCCGGCGATGGCGCTAACGGGACCAACAACCGTCGTCGCCGTCGTCGTCGCAAGCCGACGGAAGCCACCACGCACGCCAACTGA
- a CDS encoding ferritin-like fold-containing protein: MTSASSADQVDDSPATRLSADHPGVNELFAVLAYGEVAAFYRLTDEARMAPDLRGRISMASMAAAEMKHYELLHDALESRGVDVVTAMARYVSAIENYHRLTMPSTWLEALVKTYVGDALAADLYLELADGLPDEIADVVREALSQTGHSQFVVAEVRAAVTASGKQRSRLALWARRLYGEAITQAQYLLADHDELVDLVVTGTGGLGQLSAFFERLQQTHERRMRELGLS, encoded by the coding sequence ATGACTTCGGCCTCCTCTGCCGACCAAGTAGACGATTCGCCCGCCACCCGGCTCAGCGCGGATCATCCGGGTGTCAACGAACTGTTCGCAGTGCTCGCCTACGGCGAGGTGGCCGCGTTCTACCGGCTGACTGACGAGGCCCGAATGGCGCCCGACCTGCGGGGACGGATTTCGATGGCGAGCATGGCGGCCGCCGAGATGAAGCATTACGAGTTGCTGCACGACGCCCTGGAAAGCCGGGGCGTCGACGTCGTTACGGCCATGGCGAGGTACGTGTCGGCGATCGAGAACTACCACCGGCTGACGATGCCCAGCACCTGGCTGGAAGCATTGGTCAAGACCTATGTCGGCGACGCGCTGGCGGCCGACCTTTACCTCGAGCTTGCCGACGGACTGCCCGACGAGATCGCCGACGTGGTGCGCGAGGCGCTGTCGCAAACCGGACACTCGCAGTTCGTCGTGGCCGAAGTTCGCGCCGCCGTGACGGCAAGCGGCAAACAACGCAGCCGGTTGGCGCTATGGGCCCGGCGGCTGTACGGCGAAGCGATCACTCAGGCCCAATATTTGCTGGCTGACCATGATGAACTTGTCGACCTGGTGGTAACCGGCACCGGTGGTCTAGGACAGCTCAGTGCATTTTTCGAACGTCTGCAGCAAACGCACGAGCGACGGATGCGCGAGCTCGGTCTGAGCTGA
- a CDS encoding MmpS family transport accessory protein, whose amino-acid sequence MGIIRNTLDDRTGLDRGLVHDYPGDDTYDGADYDGYDDDAYPDTDDDYTDDDYEDEGYGALLWPSNGWRPAVAVLGAVVAIGAIATAVIINSGDSASTKGTVGPPAATSITSAPRTTSPPSASLSPAPSTSQAPQLPPETVTTLTPPSAALTAPPLAAPPPALVAPRATLNPSTVFYSVTGTKELLDLVNVVYTDARGYPQTEFNVSLPWSKVIVLNPGVTTRSVVATSIVGRLNCAIVNAQGQVEVASANNSNLATCTK is encoded by the coding sequence ATCGGCATCATCAGAAACACGCTCGATGATCGCACCGGCCTAGATCGTGGCCTTGTCCACGACTACCCCGGTGACGACACTTACGACGGAGCCGACTACGACGGCTACGACGATGACGCGTACCCGGACACCGACGACGACTACACCGACGACGACTACGAGGACGAGGGCTACGGCGCGCTCCTCTGGCCCTCGAATGGCTGGCGTCCGGCGGTCGCGGTGCTCGGCGCGGTGGTGGCGATCGGCGCGATCGCGACCGCGGTGATCATCAACAGCGGCGACAGCGCCTCGACGAAGGGCACCGTGGGCCCGCCGGCTGCCACGAGCATCACGTCCGCGCCGCGGACCACTAGCCCGCCGAGCGCGTCGCTCAGCCCGGCACCGAGCACGTCGCAGGCGCCGCAGCTACCTCCGGAGACCGTCACCACCCTGACACCGCCGAGTGCCGCGCTGACGGCACCACCGCTGGCGGCGCCGCCTCCCGCGCTCGTAGCACCAAGGGCCACACTGAATCCCAGCACCGTCTTCTACAGCGTCACCGGGACCAAGGAACTCCTGGACCTGGTGAACGTCGTCTATACCGACGCCCGTGGCTACCCCCAGACCGAGTTCAACGTGTCGCTGCCCTGGTCGAAAGTGATCGTGCTCAACCCGGGGGTGACGACCCGATCCGTCGTCGCGACCAGCATCGTGGGCCGGCTCAACTGTGCGATCGTCAACGCCCAGGGCCAGGTCGAGGTGGCGTCGGCCAACAACTCCAACCTGGCGACCTGCACGAAATAG
- a CDS encoding DUF3107 domain-containing protein → MEVKVGITDSPRELVFSSTQTPAEVEEAVSAALREGSGLLSLSDEKGRRFLIHTPSIAYVEIGVADSRRVGFGIGADVGAKSGGKAR, encoded by the coding sequence GTGGAGGTCAAGGTCGGTATCACGGACAGCCCGCGCGAGCTGGTCTTCTCCAGCACGCAGACGCCCGCGGAGGTCGAAGAGGCCGTGAGCGCCGCGCTGCGTGAAGGCTCGGGTCTGCTGAGCCTCAGCGACGAGAAGGGCCGCCGCTTCCTGATCCACACGCCCAGCATCGCCTACGTCGAGATCGGTGTCGCCGACTCTCGTCGGGTCGGCTTCGGAATCGGGGCCGACGTTGGCGCGAAGTCGGGTGGGAAGGCTCGCTAA
- a CDS encoding TetR/AcrR family transcriptional regulator yields MSDLAKSAARRAVRSAERGRPSDGIATSNRRGNRLPRDERRGQLLIVASDVFVDHGYHAAGMDEIADRAGVSKPVLYQHFSSKLELYLAVLDRHVENLVSGVQNALSTTTDNRQRLRAAIQAFFDFIEHDGQGYRLIFENDYVTEPEVAAQVRAATESCIDAVFALISADSGLDPHRARMIAVGLVGISVDCARYWLDSDRPISKSDAVDGTVAFAWGGLSHVPLTRS; encoded by the coding sequence GTGAGCGATCTCGCCAAGTCGGCGGCACGGCGTGCGGTCAGGTCGGCTGAGCGCGGTCGGCCCAGTGACGGCATAGCGACCTCGAATCGGCGGGGAAATCGGTTGCCGCGCGACGAGCGTCGTGGCCAATTGCTGATCGTGGCCAGCGACGTCTTCGTCGACCACGGCTACCACGCGGCCGGCATGGATGAGATCGCCGACCGGGCGGGGGTCAGTAAACCCGTTCTGTATCAACATTTCTCGAGCAAGCTGGAGCTGTATCTGGCGGTCCTCGATCGCCACGTCGAGAACCTGGTCTCGGGCGTGCAGAACGCCCTGAGCACCACGACCGACAACCGGCAGCGGTTGCGCGCCGCGATCCAGGCGTTCTTCGACTTCATCGAGCACGATGGCCAGGGCTACCGGCTGATCTTCGAAAACGACTACGTCACCGAGCCCGAGGTCGCCGCGCAGGTACGGGCGGCCACCGAGTCGTGCATCGACGCGGTTTTCGCGCTGATCAGCGCCGATTCCGGCCTGGACCCGCACCGCGCCCGAATGATCGCGGTGGGGCTGGTCGGCATCAGCGTCGATTGCGCGAGGTACTGGCTGGACTCCGACCGCCCGATCTCCAAGTCCGACGCCGTCGACGGCACCGTCGCGTTCGCGTGGGGCGGGCTGTCACACGTGCCGCTTACGCGCTCTTAG
- a CDS encoding DUF3152 domain-containing protein, giving the protein MTSEPPVPGTGRVPVLRDEWREPLRALRDPTARGVGRPRADRDRPRQWRKQTWLGRFISTYGWRAYALPALVALTAVVIYQTVTGVGAPIPTASKPIQGPPAIGAVGTAILDAPPRGLATFDANLPAGTLPDGGPFIEAGDKSWSVVPGTTPQIGQGTAKVFRYTVEVENGLDPAMFGGDDAFATMVDQTLANPKGWTHNPQFAFVRIDTGKPDFRISLVSPVTVREGCGYEFRLETSCYNPVYGPNREARVFINEARWVRGAVPFEGDVGSYRQYVINHEVGHAIGYVRHEPCDKQGGLAPVMMQQTFSTSNDDAAKFDPEYVKADGKTCRFNPWPYPIA; this is encoded by the coding sequence ATGACGTCCGAGCCACCCGTGCCGGGCACCGGTCGAGTGCCCGTGCTACGTGACGAGTGGCGGGAACCGCTTCGGGCCCTGCGGGACCCGACGGCGCGGGGTGTCGGACGGCCGAGGGCCGACCGCGACCGTCCTCGCCAATGGCGGAAACAAACGTGGCTGGGCCGGTTCATCTCCACCTACGGCTGGCGTGCGTATGCGCTTCCCGCCCTGGTGGCGCTGACTGCGGTGGTCATCTATCAGACCGTGACCGGCGTCGGCGCGCCGATACCGACGGCGAGCAAGCCGATCCAAGGGCCGCCGGCCATCGGGGCGGTGGGCACGGCGATCCTGGATGCACCGCCGCGCGGCTTGGCGACCTTCGACGCCAATCTGCCGGCGGGGACGCTGCCGGACGGCGGCCCGTTCATCGAAGCGGGTGACAAGAGCTGGAGCGTCGTGCCGGGCACCACACCGCAGATCGGTCAGGGCACCGCCAAGGTGTTCAGGTACACCGTCGAGGTCGAGAACGGCCTGGATCCCGCGATGTTCGGCGGTGACGACGCATTCGCCACGATGGTCGATCAGACGTTGGCCAACCCGAAAGGCTGGACGCACAACCCGCAATTCGCGTTCGTCCGGATCGACACCGGCAAGCCCGACTTCCGGATTTCACTGGTGTCTCCGGTGACGGTGCGCGAGGGCTGCGGCTACGAGTTCCGGCTGGAGACCTCCTGCTACAACCCGGTGTACGGACCGAACCGGGAGGCGCGGGTGTTCATCAACGAGGCGCGCTGGGTGCGCGGCGCCGTGCCGTTCGAGGGAGACGTCGGTTCGTATCGGCAGTACGTCATCAACCACGAGGTCGGCCACGCCATCGGCTATGTTCGCCACGAACCGTGCGACAAGCAGGGCGGGTTGGCGCCGGTGATGATGCAGCAGACGTTCTCCACCTCCAACGACGACGCCGCGAAGTTCGACCCCGAATACGTCAAGGCCGACGGCAAGACCTGCCGCTTCAACCCCTGGCCGTATCCGATCGCCTAG